The following proteins come from a genomic window of Rissa tridactyla isolate bRisTri1 chromosome 25, bRisTri1.patW.cur.20221130, whole genome shotgun sequence:
- the AKAP8 gene encoding A-kinase anchor protein 8 isoform X2: MPGTARGSVSLAVTRSDRLHSAVCFQELENPIPAPSRWKMKLNSYGTWNTGATNTQGTYATNATSWQGYEGYDYYNTQTTAANTAATYNYAAATSSSWETPKTSDLSMNADVGAAMPVASYGTETSANENSDSIIAKINQRLDMLSKEGSGGTGEGMEDQESSFRFESFESYDSRSSMNDRDMYRSGYDYGEVGTDRNDSFGSQFDGRRDQSRNRGNNYGLVRGRAQNRVQNRGRLNAFNRADHFMPSSSSERLSARWNELNYMGGRGMGGAGSNRLPSLFSQALVPDYGDYGDYGDYGDYGDYGDYGDYGDYGDYGDYGDYDYGMMGMSGMGMGRYGNMPYGMGRQRNRDRMGTVPWHMNTLMPKRRGFRNRSGGRSDSEGGGRKRKQSQSGDEPDSKQAKTDSEGDDTENDEGDGEEKSGDEADKGVRGDLAEEASGDGCEDDDEEVKKKREKQRRRDRMRDRAMDRIQFACSVCKFRSFEEEEIQKHLQSKFHKETLRYIGTKLPDKTVEFLQEYIVNRNKKIEKRRQELTEKEGTKQKPDPFKGIGQEHFFKKIEAAHCMACDMLIPAQNHLLQRHLRSADHNRNRRMAAEQFKKTSLHVAKSVLNNKHIVKMLEKYLKGEDPFTDEITDQDVDEALEGGDGAGEATAETAAVETTGENEGGMGETTEPAEIPEDFPKPEEFLKNLGEQDPPKPLLMPPFLQDDELEAEEVTTSEVTSEVMAEAAPSEAPEEPSALPENPPKPVVSPQNETEGWAGKKEEEEEEREAPPAAEEPQPE; this comes from the exons GTACCTACGCGACGAATGCGACGAGCTGGCAAG gcTATGAAGGCTACGACTATTACAACACCCAAACCACCGCCGCTAACACAGCAGCCACCTACAACTACGCCGCTGCCACTTCCAGCAGCTGGGAAACCCCCAAAACCTCGGATCTGAGCATGAATGCTGACGTGGGCGCCGCGATGCCCGTCGCCTCCTACGGCACCGAGACCTCGGCTAACGAGAACTCGGATTCCATCATTGCCAAAATCAACCAGCGGCTGGATATGCTATCGAAGGAGGGCAGCGGCGGGACAGGGGAGGGGATGGAAGACCAGGAAAG CTCGTTCAGATTTGAATCTTTCGAATCCTACGACTCGAGGTCTTCCATGAACGACCGCGACATGTACCGATCCGGCTACGATTACGGAGAAGTCGGAACCGATCGCAACGATTCCTTCGGCAGCCAGTTCGACGGCCGCCGGGATCAATCGCGCAACCGAGGCAACAACTACGGCCTCGTGCGAGGCCGGGCTCAAAACCGCGTTCAGAACCGTGGGCGTCTGAACGCTTTCAACCGCGCCGACCACTTCATGCCCTCCTCCAGCTCCGAGCGCCTCTCGGCTCGTTGGAACGAGTTGAACTACATGGGTGGGCGCGGGATGGGGGGCGCCGGATCCAACAGGCTCCCATCCCTCTTTTCCCAAGCCCTCGTTCCCGATTACGGCGACTACGGCGATTACGGTGACTACGGCGATTACGGCGATTACGGCGACTACGGGGATTACGGCGACTACGGGGATTACGGTGACTACGGAGACTATGACTATGGCATGATGGGGATGTCGGGCATGGGAATGGGACGGTATGGGAATATGCCGTATGGAATGGGGAGGCAACGGAACAGAGACAGGATGGGTACGGTGCCCTGGCACATGAACACGCTCATG CCCAAGAGAAGAGGTTTCCGAAACCGTTCGGGCGGGCGATCGGACAGCGAGGGAGGAGGACGCAAACGCAAACAGTCGCAAAGCGGCGACGAGCCTGACAGCAAACAGGCCAAGACCGACAGCGAAGGAGACGACACCGAGAACG ATGAGGGCGACGGAGAGGAAAAATCAGGAGATGAAGCTGACAAAG GAGTTCGGGGCGATTTGGCGGAGGAAG caTCTGGAGATGGCTGTGAAGATGACGATGAGGAGGtgaaaaagaagagggagaagcagcGGAGAAGGGATCGGATGCGCGATCGTGCTATGGACAG AATCCAGTTTGCCTGTTCCGTCTGCAAGTTCCGCAGTTTTGAGGAAGAGGAAATCCAGAAACACCTTCAGAGCAAGTTTCACAAAGAGACTTTGCGATACATCGGTACCAAACTCCCGGATAAAACGGTGGAGTTCCTGCAG gaGTACATCGTCAACAGGAATAAGAAAATCGAGAAGCGACGCCAGGAGCTGACGGAGAAAGAGGGCACAAAACAGAAACCGGATCCTTTTAAGG GTATCGGCCAGGAACACTTCTTCAAGAAGATCGAGGCGGCTCACTGCATGGCGTGCGACATGCTGATTCCCGCACAGAACCACCTTCTGCAGAGGCACCTGCGATCGGCCGATCACAACAGAAACCGCAGG ATGGCCGCGGAGCAGTTCAAAAAGACCAGCTTACACGTGGCCAAGAGCGTCCTGAATAACAAACACATCGTAAAGATGCTGGAAAAATACCTCAAG GGAGAAGATCCTTTCACGGATGAAATCACGGATCAGGATGTGGACGAAGCTTTGGAAGGCGGAGATGGCGCCGGAGAAGCAACCGCCGAAACCGCCGCCGTCGAAACCACTGGAGAAAACGAAGGAGGAATGGGAGAAACTACGGAACCGGCGGAAATTCCCGAAGATTTTCCCAAACCTGAGGAATTTCTTAAAAATCTGGGAGAACAAGATCCCCCCAAACCGCTGCTGATGCCCCCGTTCCTGCAAGACGACGAGCTGGAAGCGGAGGAGGTGACGACATCGGAGGTGACATCGGAGGTGATGGCGGAAGCGGCGCCATCGGAAGCTCCAGAAGAGCCGTCCGCGCTTCCCGAAAATCCACCAAAACCGGTGGTTTCACCCCAAAATGAAACTGAGGGTTGGGCAggcaaaaaggaggaggaagaggaggagagagaagctcCGCCGGCGGCTGAGGAGCCGCAGCCGGAATAA
- the AKAP8 gene encoding A-kinase anchor protein 8 isoform X4: MPGTARGSVSLAVTRSDRLHSAVCFQELENPIPAPSRWKMKLNSYGTWNTGATNTQGTYATNATSWQGYEGYDYYNTQTTAANTAATYNYAAATSSSWETPKTSDLSMNADVGAAMPVASYGTETSANENSDSIIAKINQRLDMLSKEGSGGTGEGMEDQESSFRFESFESYDSRSSMNDRDMYRSGYDYGEVGTDRNDSFGSQFDGRRDQSRNRGNNYGLVRGRAQNRVQNRGRLNAFNRADHFMPSSSSERLSARWNELNYMGGRGMGGAGSNRLPSLFSQALVPDYGDYGDYGDYGDYGDYGDYGDYGDYGDYGDYGDYDYGMMGMSGMGMGRYGNMPYGMGRQRNRDRMGTVPWHMNTLMPKRRGFRNRSGGRSDSEGGGRKRKQSQSGDEPDSKQAKTDSEGDDTENDEGDGEEKSGDEADKASGDGCEDDDEEVKKKREKQRRRDRMRDRAMDRIQFACSVCKFRSFEEEEIQKHLQSKFHKETLRYIGTKLPDKTVEFLQEYIVNRNKKIEKRRQELTEKEGTKQKPDPFKGIGQEHFFKKIEAAHCMACDMLIPAQNHLLQRHLRSADHNRNRRMAAEQFKKTSLHVAKSVLNNKHIVKMLEKYLKGEDPFTDEITDQDVDEALEGGDGAGEATAETAAVETTGENEGGMGETTEPAEIPEDFPKPEEFLKNLGEQDPPKPLLMPPFLQDDELEAEEVTTSEVTSEVMAEAAPSEAPEEPSALPENPPKPVVSPQNETEGWAGKKEEEEEEREAPPAAEEPQPE; the protein is encoded by the exons GTACCTACGCGACGAATGCGACGAGCTGGCAAG gcTATGAAGGCTACGACTATTACAACACCCAAACCACCGCCGCTAACACAGCAGCCACCTACAACTACGCCGCTGCCACTTCCAGCAGCTGGGAAACCCCCAAAACCTCGGATCTGAGCATGAATGCTGACGTGGGCGCCGCGATGCCCGTCGCCTCCTACGGCACCGAGACCTCGGCTAACGAGAACTCGGATTCCATCATTGCCAAAATCAACCAGCGGCTGGATATGCTATCGAAGGAGGGCAGCGGCGGGACAGGGGAGGGGATGGAAGACCAGGAAAG CTCGTTCAGATTTGAATCTTTCGAATCCTACGACTCGAGGTCTTCCATGAACGACCGCGACATGTACCGATCCGGCTACGATTACGGAGAAGTCGGAACCGATCGCAACGATTCCTTCGGCAGCCAGTTCGACGGCCGCCGGGATCAATCGCGCAACCGAGGCAACAACTACGGCCTCGTGCGAGGCCGGGCTCAAAACCGCGTTCAGAACCGTGGGCGTCTGAACGCTTTCAACCGCGCCGACCACTTCATGCCCTCCTCCAGCTCCGAGCGCCTCTCGGCTCGTTGGAACGAGTTGAACTACATGGGTGGGCGCGGGATGGGGGGCGCCGGATCCAACAGGCTCCCATCCCTCTTTTCCCAAGCCCTCGTTCCCGATTACGGCGACTACGGCGATTACGGTGACTACGGCGATTACGGCGATTACGGCGACTACGGGGATTACGGCGACTACGGGGATTACGGTGACTACGGAGACTATGACTATGGCATGATGGGGATGTCGGGCATGGGAATGGGACGGTATGGGAATATGCCGTATGGAATGGGGAGGCAACGGAACAGAGACAGGATGGGTACGGTGCCCTGGCACATGAACACGCTCATG CCCAAGAGAAGAGGTTTCCGAAACCGTTCGGGCGGGCGATCGGACAGCGAGGGAGGAGGACGCAAACGCAAACAGTCGCAAAGCGGCGACGAGCCTGACAGCAAACAGGCCAAGACCGACAGCGAAGGAGACGACACCGAGAACG ATGAGGGCGACGGAGAGGAAAAATCAGGAGATGAAGCTGACAAAG caTCTGGAGATGGCTGTGAAGATGACGATGAGGAGGtgaaaaagaagagggagaagcagcGGAGAAGGGATCGGATGCGCGATCGTGCTATGGACAG AATCCAGTTTGCCTGTTCCGTCTGCAAGTTCCGCAGTTTTGAGGAAGAGGAAATCCAGAAACACCTTCAGAGCAAGTTTCACAAAGAGACTTTGCGATACATCGGTACCAAACTCCCGGATAAAACGGTGGAGTTCCTGCAG gaGTACATCGTCAACAGGAATAAGAAAATCGAGAAGCGACGCCAGGAGCTGACGGAGAAAGAGGGCACAAAACAGAAACCGGATCCTTTTAAGG GTATCGGCCAGGAACACTTCTTCAAGAAGATCGAGGCGGCTCACTGCATGGCGTGCGACATGCTGATTCCCGCACAGAACCACCTTCTGCAGAGGCACCTGCGATCGGCCGATCACAACAGAAACCGCAGG ATGGCCGCGGAGCAGTTCAAAAAGACCAGCTTACACGTGGCCAAGAGCGTCCTGAATAACAAACACATCGTAAAGATGCTGGAAAAATACCTCAAG GGAGAAGATCCTTTCACGGATGAAATCACGGATCAGGATGTGGACGAAGCTTTGGAAGGCGGAGATGGCGCCGGAGAAGCAACCGCCGAAACCGCCGCCGTCGAAACCACTGGAGAAAACGAAGGAGGAATGGGAGAAACTACGGAACCGGCGGAAATTCCCGAAGATTTTCCCAAACCTGAGGAATTTCTTAAAAATCTGGGAGAACAAGATCCCCCCAAACCGCTGCTGATGCCCCCGTTCCTGCAAGACGACGAGCTGGAAGCGGAGGAGGTGACGACATCGGAGGTGACATCGGAGGTGATGGCGGAAGCGGCGCCATCGGAAGCTCCAGAAGAGCCGTCCGCGCTTCCCGAAAATCCACCAAAACCGGTGGTTTCACCCCAAAATGAAACTGAGGGTTGGGCAggcaaaaaggaggaggaagaggaggagagagaagctcCGCCGGCGGCTGAGGAGCCGCAGCCGGAATAA
- the AKAP8 gene encoding A-kinase anchor protein 8 isoform X6 — MEQGYGGYGTWNTGATNTQGTYATNATSWQGYEGYDYYNTQTTAANTAATYNYAAATSSSWETPKTSDLSMNADVGAAMPVASYGTETSANENSDSIIAKINQRLDMLSKEGSGGTGEGMEDQESSFRFESFESYDSRSSMNDRDMYRSGYDYGEVGTDRNDSFGSQFDGRRDQSRNRGNNYGLVRGRAQNRVQNRGRLNAFNRADHFMPSSSSERLSARWNELNYMGGRGMGGAGSNRLPSLFSQALVPDYGDYGDYGDYGDYGDYGDYGDYGDYGDYGDYGDYDYGMMGMSGMGMGRYGNMPYGMGRQRNRDRMGTVPWHMNTLMPKRRGFRNRSGGRSDSEGGGRKRKQSQSGDEPDSKQAKTDSEGDDTENADEGDGEEKSGDEADKASGDGCEDDDEEVKKKREKQRRRDRMRDRAMDRIQFACSVCKFRSFEEEEIQKHLQSKFHKETLRYIGTKLPDKTVEFLQEYIVNRNKKIEKRRQELTEKEGTKQKPDPFKGIGQEHFFKKIEAAHCMACDMLIPAQNHLLQRHLRSADHNRNRRMAAEQFKKTSLHVAKSVLNNKHIVKMLEKYLKGEDPFTDEITDQDVDEALEGGDGAGEATAETAAVETTGENEGGMGETTEPAEIPEDFPKPEEFLKNLGEQDPPKPLLMPPFLQDDELEAEEVTTSEVTSEVMAEAAPSEAPEEPSALPENPPKPVVSPQNETEGWAGKKEEEEEEREAPPAAEEPQPE, encoded by the exons GTACCTACGCGACGAATGCGACGAGCTGGCAAG gcTATGAAGGCTACGACTATTACAACACCCAAACCACCGCCGCTAACACAGCAGCCACCTACAACTACGCCGCTGCCACTTCCAGCAGCTGGGAAACCCCCAAAACCTCGGATCTGAGCATGAATGCTGACGTGGGCGCCGCGATGCCCGTCGCCTCCTACGGCACCGAGACCTCGGCTAACGAGAACTCGGATTCCATCATTGCCAAAATCAACCAGCGGCTGGATATGCTATCGAAGGAGGGCAGCGGCGGGACAGGGGAGGGGATGGAAGACCAGGAAAG CTCGTTCAGATTTGAATCTTTCGAATCCTACGACTCGAGGTCTTCCATGAACGACCGCGACATGTACCGATCCGGCTACGATTACGGAGAAGTCGGAACCGATCGCAACGATTCCTTCGGCAGCCAGTTCGACGGCCGCCGGGATCAATCGCGCAACCGAGGCAACAACTACGGCCTCGTGCGAGGCCGGGCTCAAAACCGCGTTCAGAACCGTGGGCGTCTGAACGCTTTCAACCGCGCCGACCACTTCATGCCCTCCTCCAGCTCCGAGCGCCTCTCGGCTCGTTGGAACGAGTTGAACTACATGGGTGGGCGCGGGATGGGGGGCGCCGGATCCAACAGGCTCCCATCCCTCTTTTCCCAAGCCCTCGTTCCCGATTACGGCGACTACGGCGATTACGGTGACTACGGCGATTACGGCGATTACGGCGACTACGGGGATTACGGCGACTACGGGGATTACGGTGACTACGGAGACTATGACTATGGCATGATGGGGATGTCGGGCATGGGAATGGGACGGTATGGGAATATGCCGTATGGAATGGGGAGGCAACGGAACAGAGACAGGATGGGTACGGTGCCCTGGCACATGAACACGCTCATG CCCAAGAGAAGAGGTTTCCGAAACCGTTCGGGCGGGCGATCGGACAGCGAGGGAGGAGGACGCAAACGCAAACAGTCGCAAAGCGGCGACGAGCCTGACAGCAAACAGGCCAAGACCGACAGCGAAGGAGACGACACCGAGAACG CAGATGAGGGCGACGGAGAGGAAAAATCAGGAGATGAAGCTGACAAAG caTCTGGAGATGGCTGTGAAGATGACGATGAGGAGGtgaaaaagaagagggagaagcagcGGAGAAGGGATCGGATGCGCGATCGTGCTATGGACAG AATCCAGTTTGCCTGTTCCGTCTGCAAGTTCCGCAGTTTTGAGGAAGAGGAAATCCAGAAACACCTTCAGAGCAAGTTTCACAAAGAGACTTTGCGATACATCGGTACCAAACTCCCGGATAAAACGGTGGAGTTCCTGCAG gaGTACATCGTCAACAGGAATAAGAAAATCGAGAAGCGACGCCAGGAGCTGACGGAGAAAGAGGGCACAAAACAGAAACCGGATCCTTTTAAGG GTATCGGCCAGGAACACTTCTTCAAGAAGATCGAGGCGGCTCACTGCATGGCGTGCGACATGCTGATTCCCGCACAGAACCACCTTCTGCAGAGGCACCTGCGATCGGCCGATCACAACAGAAACCGCAGG ATGGCCGCGGAGCAGTTCAAAAAGACCAGCTTACACGTGGCCAAGAGCGTCCTGAATAACAAACACATCGTAAAGATGCTGGAAAAATACCTCAAG GGAGAAGATCCTTTCACGGATGAAATCACGGATCAGGATGTGGACGAAGCTTTGGAAGGCGGAGATGGCGCCGGAGAAGCAACCGCCGAAACCGCCGCCGTCGAAACCACTGGAGAAAACGAAGGAGGAATGGGAGAAACTACGGAACCGGCGGAAATTCCCGAAGATTTTCCCAAACCTGAGGAATTTCTTAAAAATCTGGGAGAACAAGATCCCCCCAAACCGCTGCTGATGCCCCCGTTCCTGCAAGACGACGAGCTGGAAGCGGAGGAGGTGACGACATCGGAGGTGACATCGGAGGTGATGGCGGAAGCGGCGCCATCGGAAGCTCCAGAAGAGCCGTCCGCGCTTCCCGAAAATCCACCAAAACCGGTGGTTTCACCCCAAAATGAAACTGAGGGTTGGGCAggcaaaaaggaggaggaagaggaggagagagaagctcCGCCGGCGGCTGAGGAGCCGCAGCCGGAATAA
- the AKAP8 gene encoding A-kinase anchor protein 8 isoform X7, protein MNADVGAAMPVASYGTETSANENSDSIIAKINQRLDMLSKEGSGGTGEGMEDQESSFRFESFESYDSRSSMNDRDMYRSGYDYGEVGTDRNDSFGSQFDGRRDQSRNRGNNYGLVRGRAQNRVQNRGRLNAFNRADHFMPSSSSERLSARWNELNYMGGRGMGGAGSNRLPSLFSQALVPDYGDYGDYGDYGDYGDYGDYGDYGDYGDYGDYGDYDYGMMGMSGMGMGRYGNMPYGMGRQRNRDRMGTVPWHMNTLMPKRRGFRNRSGGRSDSEGGGRKRKQSQSGDEPDSKQAKTDSEGDDTENADEGDGEEKSGDEADKGVRGDLAEEASGDGCEDDDEEVKKKREKQRRRDRMRDRAMDRIQFACSVCKFRSFEEEEIQKHLQSKFHKETLRYIGTKLPDKTVEFLQEYIVNRNKKIEKRRQELTEKEGTKQKPDPFKGIGQEHFFKKIEAAHCMACDMLIPAQNHLLQRHLRSADHNRNRRMAAEQFKKTSLHVAKSVLNNKHIVKMLEKYLKGEDPFTDEITDQDVDEALEGGDGAGEATAETAAVETTGENEGGMGETTEPAEIPEDFPKPEEFLKNLGEQDPPKPLLMPPFLQDDELEAEEVTTSEVTSEVMAEAAPSEAPEEPSALPENPPKPVVSPQNETEGWAGKKEEEEEEREAPPAAEEPQPE, encoded by the exons ATGAATGCTGACGTGGGCGCCGCGATGCCCGTCGCCTCCTACGGCACCGAGACCTCGGCTAACGAGAACTCGGATTCCATCATTGCCAAAATCAACCAGCGGCTGGATATGCTATCGAAGGAGGGCAGCGGCGGGACAGGGGAGGGGATGGAAGACCAGGAAAG CTCGTTCAGATTTGAATCTTTCGAATCCTACGACTCGAGGTCTTCCATGAACGACCGCGACATGTACCGATCCGGCTACGATTACGGAGAAGTCGGAACCGATCGCAACGATTCCTTCGGCAGCCAGTTCGACGGCCGCCGGGATCAATCGCGCAACCGAGGCAACAACTACGGCCTCGTGCGAGGCCGGGCTCAAAACCGCGTTCAGAACCGTGGGCGTCTGAACGCTTTCAACCGCGCCGACCACTTCATGCCCTCCTCCAGCTCCGAGCGCCTCTCGGCTCGTTGGAACGAGTTGAACTACATGGGTGGGCGCGGGATGGGGGGCGCCGGATCCAACAGGCTCCCATCCCTCTTTTCCCAAGCCCTCGTTCCCGATTACGGCGACTACGGCGATTACGGTGACTACGGCGATTACGGCGATTACGGCGACTACGGGGATTACGGCGACTACGGGGATTACGGTGACTACGGAGACTATGACTATGGCATGATGGGGATGTCGGGCATGGGAATGGGACGGTATGGGAATATGCCGTATGGAATGGGGAGGCAACGGAACAGAGACAGGATGGGTACGGTGCCCTGGCACATGAACACGCTCATG CCCAAGAGAAGAGGTTTCCGAAACCGTTCGGGCGGGCGATCGGACAGCGAGGGAGGAGGACGCAAACGCAAACAGTCGCAAAGCGGCGACGAGCCTGACAGCAAACAGGCCAAGACCGACAGCGAAGGAGACGACACCGAGAACG CAGATGAGGGCGACGGAGAGGAAAAATCAGGAGATGAAGCTGACAAAG GAGTTCGGGGCGATTTGGCGGAGGAAG caTCTGGAGATGGCTGTGAAGATGACGATGAGGAGGtgaaaaagaagagggagaagcagcGGAGAAGGGATCGGATGCGCGATCGTGCTATGGACAG AATCCAGTTTGCCTGTTCCGTCTGCAAGTTCCGCAGTTTTGAGGAAGAGGAAATCCAGAAACACCTTCAGAGCAAGTTTCACAAAGAGACTTTGCGATACATCGGTACCAAACTCCCGGATAAAACGGTGGAGTTCCTGCAG gaGTACATCGTCAACAGGAATAAGAAAATCGAGAAGCGACGCCAGGAGCTGACGGAGAAAGAGGGCACAAAACAGAAACCGGATCCTTTTAAGG GTATCGGCCAGGAACACTTCTTCAAGAAGATCGAGGCGGCTCACTGCATGGCGTGCGACATGCTGATTCCCGCACAGAACCACCTTCTGCAGAGGCACCTGCGATCGGCCGATCACAACAGAAACCGCAGG ATGGCCGCGGAGCAGTTCAAAAAGACCAGCTTACACGTGGCCAAGAGCGTCCTGAATAACAAACACATCGTAAAGATGCTGGAAAAATACCTCAAG GGAGAAGATCCTTTCACGGATGAAATCACGGATCAGGATGTGGACGAAGCTTTGGAAGGCGGAGATGGCGCCGGAGAAGCAACCGCCGAAACCGCCGCCGTCGAAACCACTGGAGAAAACGAAGGAGGAATGGGAGAAACTACGGAACCGGCGGAAATTCCCGAAGATTTTCCCAAACCTGAGGAATTTCTTAAAAATCTGGGAGAACAAGATCCCCCCAAACCGCTGCTGATGCCCCCGTTCCTGCAAGACGACGAGCTGGAAGCGGAGGAGGTGACGACATCGGAGGTGACATCGGAGGTGATGGCGGAAGCGGCGCCATCGGAAGCTCCAGAAGAGCCGTCCGCGCTTCCCGAAAATCCACCAAAACCGGTGGTTTCACCCCAAAATGAAACTGAGGGTTGGGCAggcaaaaaggaggaggaagaggaggagagagaagctcCGCCGGCGGCTGAGGAGCCGCAGCCGGAATAA
- the AKAP8 gene encoding A-kinase anchor protein 8 isoform X3 yields MPGTARGSVSLAVTRSDRLHSAVCFQELENPIPAPSRWKMKLNSYGTWNTGATNTQGTYATNATSWQGYEGYDYYNTQTTAANTAATYNYAAATSSSWETPKTSDLSMNADVGAAMPVASYGTETSANENSDSIIAKINQRLDMLSKEGSGGTGEGMEDQESSFRFESFESYDSRSSMNDRDMYRSGYDYGEVGTDRNDSFGSQFDGRRDQSRNRGNNYGLVRGRAQNRVQNRGRLNAFNRADHFMPSSSSERLSARWNELNYMGGRGMGGAGSNRLPSLFSQALVPDYGDYGDYGDYGDYGDYGDYGDYGDYGDYGDYGDYDYGMMGMSGMGMGRYGNMPYGMGRQRNRDRMGTVPWHMNTLMPKRRGFRNRSGGRSDSEGGGRKRKQSQSGDEPDSKQAKTDSEGDDTENADEGDGEEKSGDEADKASGDGCEDDDEEVKKKREKQRRRDRMRDRAMDRIQFACSVCKFRSFEEEEIQKHLQSKFHKETLRYIGTKLPDKTVEFLQEYIVNRNKKIEKRRQELTEKEGTKQKPDPFKGIGQEHFFKKIEAAHCMACDMLIPAQNHLLQRHLRSADHNRNRRMAAEQFKKTSLHVAKSVLNNKHIVKMLEKYLKGEDPFTDEITDQDVDEALEGGDGAGEATAETAAVETTGENEGGMGETTEPAEIPEDFPKPEEFLKNLGEQDPPKPLLMPPFLQDDELEAEEVTTSEVTSEVMAEAAPSEAPEEPSALPENPPKPVVSPQNETEGWAGKKEEEEEEREAPPAAEEPQPE; encoded by the exons GTACCTACGCGACGAATGCGACGAGCTGGCAAG gcTATGAAGGCTACGACTATTACAACACCCAAACCACCGCCGCTAACACAGCAGCCACCTACAACTACGCCGCTGCCACTTCCAGCAGCTGGGAAACCCCCAAAACCTCGGATCTGAGCATGAATGCTGACGTGGGCGCCGCGATGCCCGTCGCCTCCTACGGCACCGAGACCTCGGCTAACGAGAACTCGGATTCCATCATTGCCAAAATCAACCAGCGGCTGGATATGCTATCGAAGGAGGGCAGCGGCGGGACAGGGGAGGGGATGGAAGACCAGGAAAG CTCGTTCAGATTTGAATCTTTCGAATCCTACGACTCGAGGTCTTCCATGAACGACCGCGACATGTACCGATCCGGCTACGATTACGGAGAAGTCGGAACCGATCGCAACGATTCCTTCGGCAGCCAGTTCGACGGCCGCCGGGATCAATCGCGCAACCGAGGCAACAACTACGGCCTCGTGCGAGGCCGGGCTCAAAACCGCGTTCAGAACCGTGGGCGTCTGAACGCTTTCAACCGCGCCGACCACTTCATGCCCTCCTCCAGCTCCGAGCGCCTCTCGGCTCGTTGGAACGAGTTGAACTACATGGGTGGGCGCGGGATGGGGGGCGCCGGATCCAACAGGCTCCCATCCCTCTTTTCCCAAGCCCTCGTTCCCGATTACGGCGACTACGGCGATTACGGTGACTACGGCGATTACGGCGATTACGGCGACTACGGGGATTACGGCGACTACGGGGATTACGGTGACTACGGAGACTATGACTATGGCATGATGGGGATGTCGGGCATGGGAATGGGACGGTATGGGAATATGCCGTATGGAATGGGGAGGCAACGGAACAGAGACAGGATGGGTACGGTGCCCTGGCACATGAACACGCTCATG CCCAAGAGAAGAGGTTTCCGAAACCGTTCGGGCGGGCGATCGGACAGCGAGGGAGGAGGACGCAAACGCAAACAGTCGCAAAGCGGCGACGAGCCTGACAGCAAACAGGCCAAGACCGACAGCGAAGGAGACGACACCGAGAACG CAGATGAGGGCGACGGAGAGGAAAAATCAGGAGATGAAGCTGACAAAG caTCTGGAGATGGCTGTGAAGATGACGATGAGGAGGtgaaaaagaagagggagaagcagcGGAGAAGGGATCGGATGCGCGATCGTGCTATGGACAG AATCCAGTTTGCCTGTTCCGTCTGCAAGTTCCGCAGTTTTGAGGAAGAGGAAATCCAGAAACACCTTCAGAGCAAGTTTCACAAAGAGACTTTGCGATACATCGGTACCAAACTCCCGGATAAAACGGTGGAGTTCCTGCAG gaGTACATCGTCAACAGGAATAAGAAAATCGAGAAGCGACGCCAGGAGCTGACGGAGAAAGAGGGCACAAAACAGAAACCGGATCCTTTTAAGG GTATCGGCCAGGAACACTTCTTCAAGAAGATCGAGGCGGCTCACTGCATGGCGTGCGACATGCTGATTCCCGCACAGAACCACCTTCTGCAGAGGCACCTGCGATCGGCCGATCACAACAGAAACCGCAGG ATGGCCGCGGAGCAGTTCAAAAAGACCAGCTTACACGTGGCCAAGAGCGTCCTGAATAACAAACACATCGTAAAGATGCTGGAAAAATACCTCAAG GGAGAAGATCCTTTCACGGATGAAATCACGGATCAGGATGTGGACGAAGCTTTGGAAGGCGGAGATGGCGCCGGAGAAGCAACCGCCGAAACCGCCGCCGTCGAAACCACTGGAGAAAACGAAGGAGGAATGGGAGAAACTACGGAACCGGCGGAAATTCCCGAAGATTTTCCCAAACCTGAGGAATTTCTTAAAAATCTGGGAGAACAAGATCCCCCCAAACCGCTGCTGATGCCCCCGTTCCTGCAAGACGACGAGCTGGAAGCGGAGGAGGTGACGACATCGGAGGTGACATCGGAGGTGATGGCGGAAGCGGCGCCATCGGAAGCTCCAGAAGAGCCGTCCGCGCTTCCCGAAAATCCACCAAAACCGGTGGTTTCACCCCAAAATGAAACTGAGGGTTGGGCAggcaaaaaggaggaggaagaggaggagagagaagctcCGCCGGCGGCTGAGGAGCCGCAGCCGGAATAA